GAGCGCAAGCACAAGCTCGACCAGGTCGTGCACGACATCGCCGCGAACCTGACCGTGCACAACGACGTCCGCGTGGTCGAGGCGAAGGCGCCGGTCGGACGGGAGGAGCTGCGATGATCAGGATCGCCGCGGTCGGGGACGTGCACCTCGCGCCGGACGCCAGCGGTCACCTCCGCCCCGCGCTGGAGGAGCTGGGCGACTGCGCGGACGTCCTGCTGCTCGCCGGGGACCTCACCAAGCACGGCACGGTCGAGGAGGCCGAGGTCGTCGCGCGCGAGTTCGGCGGCCTCGCCGTCCCGGTCATCGCCGTGCTCGGCAACCACGACCACCACAGCGATCAGGGCGAAGAACTGTCCACTGTGCTCAGAGAAGCCGGGATCACCGTGCTGGAGGGCAACGGCGTGGTGCTCGACGTCGGCGACCGCCGGCTCGGCGTCGCCGGGGTGAAGGGCTTCGGCGGCGGGTTCGCGGGCAAGTGCGCGAGCGCCTTCGGCGAGCGGGAGATGAAGGCCTTCGTCAACCACACCGCCGAGGTCTCCGCCCAGCTGGGCAAGGCGCTCGAAGAACTCGACGCGGACGTCCGCGTCGCCCTGACCCACTACTCGCCGGTCAAGGAAACCCTGCGCGGGGAACCGCTGGAGATCTACCCGTTCCTCGGTTCCTACCTGCTGGCGGAGGCGATCGACAACGCGCGTGCCGACATCGCCTTCCACGGCCACGCCCACGCGGGCACCGAGCACGGGATGACCGCGGGCGGCGTCCGCGTGCGCAACGTCGCGCAGCCGGTGATCCGATCCGCTTTCAAGGTCTACAGCCTGGAACCGGCCGAACTGGAGGCAGCCAGCTGATGTTCGAGGGCTTCGCACTGGAACAGATCGACGTCGGCGAGGTCCGGCTGAGCGTGCGGCACGGCGGTTCGGGTCCGCCGATCCTGTTGCTCCACGGGCATCCCAGGACGCACACGACGTGGCACCGGGTCGCGCCGCTGCTGGCACGGCGGTATTCCGTGGTGTGCCCGGACATGCGCGGATACGGCCGGTCCTCGAAGCCTTCGACCGAGCCCGACCACAGTCAGCAGTCCAAGCGCGCCGTGGCCAACGACTGCGTGAAGCTCATGGAAGCGTTGGGGCACAAGCAGTTCACTGTAGTAGGGCATGACCGCGGCGGCTATGTCGCCCACCGCATGGCCGTCGACCACCCGGACCGCGTGACCGCGCTGGTCGCGCTCGACGTCGTCCCCATCGGTGAGGCGCTGGCCCGCTGCGACGCCCGCTTCGCCGCGAGCTGGTGGCACTGGTTCTTCCTCGGCCAGGAAACGGACCTGCCGGAGCGCGTGATCAACGCCGACCCCGTCTCCTGGTATCGCGCCCGCTACGACGACCGAGCGGCAGCCATGGGGGAGGCGAACTTCGCGGACTTCCAACGCGCGATCAACGATCCGGAGACGGTGCACGCGATGTGCGAGGACTACCGCGCGGGACTGGGCGTCGACCGGATCGCCGACGACGCGGACCGCGCGGCGGGCAGGAAGGTGCGGTGCCCGGCCCTGGTCCTCTGGGCGGACGGAGACAACCTGCCGGAGCTCTACGGTGACGTGGTCGAGGCGTGGCGGGGCTGGGCCGAGAACGTCGAGGGCGGCTCGATCGCGAGCGGCCACCACATGTCCGAGGAGGCACCGGA
The window above is part of the Allokutzneria albata genome. Proteins encoded here:
- a CDS encoding metallophosphoesterase family protein: MIRIAAVGDVHLAPDASGHLRPALEELGDCADVLLLAGDLTKHGTVEEAEVVAREFGGLAVPVIAVLGNHDHHSDQGEELSTVLREAGITVLEGNGVVLDVGDRRLGVAGVKGFGGGFAGKCASAFGEREMKAFVNHTAEVSAQLGKALEELDADVRVALTHYSPVKETLRGEPLEIYPFLGSYLLAEAIDNARADIAFHGHAHAGTEHGMTAGGVRVRNVAQPVIRSAFKVYSLEPAELEAAS
- a CDS encoding alpha/beta fold hydrolase; the encoded protein is MFEGFALEQIDVGEVRLSVRHGGSGPPILLLHGHPRTHTTWHRVAPLLARRYSVVCPDMRGYGRSSKPSTEPDHSQQSKRAVANDCVKLMEALGHKQFTVVGHDRGGYVAHRMAVDHPDRVTALVALDVVPIGEALARCDARFAASWWHWFFLGQETDLPERVINADPVSWYRARYDDRAAAMGEANFADFQRAINDPETVHAMCEDYRAGLGVDRIADDADRAAGRKVRCPALVLWADGDNLPELYGDVVEAWRGWAENVEGGSIASGHHMSEEAPDELASRIEDFLSG